The Sulfurimonas sp. genome has a window encoding:
- the uvrC gene encoding excinuclease ABC subunit UvrC, translating to MTLEQTVKQLPDCAGIYQYFDKDGHLLYIGKAKSLAKRVKSYFNFSPELKPNPNLSMRITKMISQTISMSYIVVNSEHDALILENSLIKQLMPKYNILLRDDKTYPYIYIDNSQKYPRFEITRKVIKSPNIRYYGPYSVGARDILDSIYEICRLVQKKGSLKSKKLCLYYQIGKCLGPCELEISDEIYKKELDAAKELIQNKKILLSKLEEKMHFYAENLRFEEALEIRDRCERISRSEIKSEIDFASSENYDIFVLQNTGSRAVVVRIFMREGRIISSSHDYIQLNEGYDEDELYQRVLMDFYSNGKPPITAPILVASEFDGKDTIEEYLTTLFEKKAEIKVPKIGNKKQLIDLALLNAAELLKKESKQNSGEIVGEIKELFSLERTPKRVEIFDNSHMAGMATVGAMAVYENGAFDKKSYRTYRLEAKDEYSQMREILTRRVESFSKSSPPDLWILDGGSTLLNLALEILDSNGVFLDVIAIAKEKIDAKAHRAKGKANDIVHTKDDIFKLQNSDKRLQWVQRLRDEAHRCAINFHKKTKLKIDQESKLLTLSGISQAKIVKLINHFGTFDALKKVSIEEISAILNTKDAGIIKNIYK from the coding sequence CAAATCCGAACTTATCGATGAGAATTACAAAAATGATTTCTCAGACTATATCTATGAGTTACATAGTCGTAAATTCGGAACATGACGCATTGATACTGGAAAATTCGCTTATAAAACAGCTAATGCCGAAGTACAATATTTTGCTTCGTGACGACAAAACATATCCTTACATTTACATAGACAACTCACAAAAGTACCCGAGATTTGAGATAACTAGAAAAGTCATAAAATCCCCGAATATCAGATACTACGGTCCCTACTCCGTGGGTGCAAGAGACATTTTAGACTCCATATACGAGATATGCCGTCTTGTGCAAAAAAAGGGGTCGCTAAAATCAAAAAAACTATGTCTTTACTATCAAATAGGCAAATGTCTCGGACCGTGTGAGCTGGAAATTTCAGATGAAATATATAAAAAAGAGCTTGACGCAGCAAAAGAGTTGATTCAAAACAAAAAAATATTGCTTAGCAAGCTGGAAGAGAAGATGCACTTTTATGCCGAAAATCTCAGATTTGAAGAAGCACTTGAAATTAGAGACAGATGTGAACGCATAAGCCGTTCAGAGATTAAGAGTGAGATAGATTTTGCAAGCAGTGAAAATTACGATATATTTGTCTTGCAAAACACTGGGAGCAGAGCGGTAGTCGTTAGAATATTTATGCGCGAGGGCAGAATTATCTCCTCTTCTCACGACTATATACAGCTAAATGAGGGGTATGATGAAGATGAGCTGTATCAAAGAGTTTTGATGGATTTTTACTCAAACGGCAAACCGCCTATCACGGCACCGATATTGGTGGCTTCAGAGTTTGACGGCAAAGATACGATAGAAGAGTATCTAACGACTCTTTTTGAAAAAAAAGCAGAGATAAAAGTGCCTAAAATAGGTAATAAAAAGCAGCTTATCGACTTAGCCCTGCTAAATGCGGCAGAACTTCTAAAAAAAGAGAGTAAGCAAAACAGCGGTGAGATAGTCGGCGAAATAAAAGAGTTGTTTTCTTTGGAACGGACTCCAAAGCGGGTAGAAATCTTTGACAACTCTCATATGGCGGGAATGGCAACCGTGGGAGCTATGGCGGTTTATGAAAACGGCGCATTTGATAAAAAAAGTTATAGAACTTACCGGCTTGAGGCAAAAGACGAATACTCCCAAATGAGAGAAATCCTAACAAGAAGGGTTGAGAGTTTTTCTAAAAGTTCTCCTCCCGATTTATGGATACTTGACGGAGGAAGCACACTCTTAAATCTCGCACTTGAAATTTTGGATTCAAACGGAGTTTTTTTGGATGTTATCGCTATTGCAAAAGAAAAAATTGATGCAAAAGCTCATCGTGCAAAAGGCAAAGCAAATGACATCGTACATACAAAAGATGATATTTTTAAACTTCAAAACAGCGATAAAAGACTCCAATGGGTACAAAGATTAAGAGACGAAGCACACAGATGCGCTATAAATTTTCATAAAAAAACAAAACTAAAGATAGATCAAGAGAGCAAACTTTTAACACTTAGCGGAATATCTCAAGCGAAAATCGTTAAACTGATAAACCATTTCGGTACATTTGATGCGCTAAAAAAAGTAAGTATTGAAGAAATAAGTGCCATTTTGAACACAAAAGATGCAGGAATAATAAAGAACATTTATAAATAA